Genomic segment of Esox lucius isolate fEsoLuc1 chromosome 15, fEsoLuc1.pri, whole genome shotgun sequence:
TGCGGAGGCTCGTTTCAAAGTGACCATAACGCGTGATCGAAGCCTCGACGGTTTCAGAAAGCTTAGACTTAACGCACTTTCGTCCACCTcgacattttattaatttgctCTACCATTCTGCCCCACACGTCTAATCTTCCGGACACGCCCACTGCCTTGGCGTTTGACCCAAGCGCGGTTCACTATTCACGTGACGGATAACAGCTGACCTGTCATGTGATAACACACCTCTAATATTATCCCGCAAACAAGAACCTGAAAACTAATAAAGACACTACGAGGGCGGAAAGTCAACGAATGTCACCAAAATGAGGATTCTGTAAGCATTTCGTTTATATAATGTACCACATGCTCGTATTTTTAGAACGAGATCAGTATAATTAGCTAGTCCTTGTTTTCTGTGAGGTGAAAGGCTACGGAAATTGTTGACCTACTTTACATAAAGACTTTCTACCTGCAATATTTATGTTTACCAGTAAAAGCTATTCTAATGATTGTAGCCAATTTTGTTTTATCTGCGGCATACACAGCGAATTGCTTCGCAGACGGCATGTACAGGAGCAGTTCCTTTGTTTGGCTttgaggtcaaacgttttccaAATTGAGCATTTACTAAATTTTAAAATGCTACATTTGGTATGTTGTTAAATAGACATTCAATATGAATCGTTTCAGGGCGCCCTTCTTTGTCCTGGCATGCTGCTCATTGGGCTTCAGTGAACATCTGGAGGCAGATCAAAACATCTTGTGAGCAAACAACCCTTTAACATTGTAAAGCTTTTGGGACGCACTGCTAGCCTGTTATGTgtgataaaaacaaattaatgctACAACACACAATGTATTTTCAGGATACCGGACCATTGGGCTCACATGGGTAGGGTCCGTCCCACAGAAGAGATTGAGTTGACTTTTGCCTTGAGGCAGCAAAACTTGGACCGACTGGAAGACCTGCTTCTACTAGTGTCGGACCCATCATCGCCTCAATACGGTACAAATCAATCAACTCACAATGGCAAACACTTacggtctttttttttttttttggcgaACAATCTAGCAGATTGAAGAGATTAACATGAGCTACTTTTTCACGCTCAAGGTCATCGCGTCATTTGCATTACCATGGGGCATGTGTCTTTAACTGAAGCCCTTCAATGTACTGTCGGATTTCTGTCTGTCCTAGGGAAGTACTTGACGCTAGAGGAGGTCACCGCTCTAGTACGTCCATCCCAGCTGACCCAGAAAGTGGTGCGTCAATGGCTGCAGAGCAATGGGGTATCAAACTGCCAGACCGTCCTTACTCAGGACTTCCTCCAATGCTCTATGACAGCACAGTAAGTTTCCTCCTCGCACTCTCTCTGTTCTGCGTTTCCCGCTGCTGGCCAATCACTCACTGGTCCCGACATAGTTCAGTCTCATCGTTCTACGATACTGTTCACCACTGTCCCGGTTTTTAACTTTACTGCCAATcgaaaaaacaaatcaaactcCAGCATATTTTCCCTTCAAGTTCTTGTTGTCTTCAACTTCCACAGAGCGGGGCGTTATGTTTGTCTTGTTTCAGAGTGGCAGAGGCCGTGCTTCCAGGCAGCGAGTTTCACCGCTATGTGAGCGATGACCACTCGTTGGTGAGGTCATCATCTTTATACCAGGTCGACGGGGATGTTCTCCAGCACATTGATTTTGGTGAGCATTTTGTTCTTCCTGACCATTTCTGTGATTGTGAAAATACTTGCAGTTGACATTGTGTGATGGCTATAGCCTTTTGTGAGTGAAGCTTTAGTTTAGCAAAAATGATGATACTGCAGACCTGTTAAAGAATGACAAACTTATGTATGTGATTGTGTACTTTATTCCCTGGCACGCTGAAATCCTCTGCCCCCCCGACCCCCAATAGTTGGAGGGGTTCACCGGTTCCCACCCAAGGGGCAGGACCTTAATGAAGTGCTGACAAAGAGACGGTCCGAAGCAAAATTCCACCTCGGTGTGACACCTGCTGCTCTCAGGGCTCGTTACAATTTGACGGCAACAGATGTTGGTTCTGCTCAGAACAACAGCCAGGCTGTGGCCCAGGTAATTAACAACCTGTCGTATCCACACCAATGGCACCGCTGTCAGTTGGAACGGTGTGGGAACTTTCATTTCGTTAAATGTCGAGCAGACCTCCAAATCCCCGTTGGCCCTCTCAATTCAGGAACGAATAAAAAGGGACTCTGCACTGCTTGCATGCTTAACGTTCCTGCCATATTGTTGACTTGTCGCTGTCCAGAACGTTTTGAACATCGACAGCGGTCGTGCTCTTCCCATGTCTAGTTTCTGGAACAGTTCTACCACCCTGCAGACCTGGCCGAGTTCATGGCGATGTTTGGACAAGGCTTCCAGCACCGGTCGGACGTCGACCGGGTCGTGGGAACACAGGGCGGTGGGAAGGCCGGCCTGGAGGCCAGTCTGGACATAGAGTACATCATGAGCACCGGGGCCAACATCTCGACGTGGGTCTTCTCCAATGCAGGTGTGTTGACGTGGACTAACTTGTGTGAAAGGAAAGGTTGCGTTTACAGCGAGACCGCTCAAAATATCTGACGTGAACGGTCGGAAGACCTGTATGAAGGCAGCGTTTGTCAGTGGCTGACTGTACTTCAACAGTTCACTGAACTGAGGTAGGGCAgctgagtgaaaatcttcatcACATTCTGGGTGTTAGGAATGTTTTCGTAGTAGGAGTGCtgtcttgattttttttgccTCCACCAACGGTCTTTGTCAATGTCGTTTTCTTTACCAACGTACCACAGAATGGAGCAATGTATTGGGCAAGcgttctaggtgcagccagtgTATTAGAGAGGATGTcagtgtgatgatgatgataataaatgTCACGGCTCAGGCCGACACGAGTCCCAGGAGCCCTTCCTGCAGTGGCTGCTGCTGCTTAGCAACATGACGGACATCCCATGGGTCCACACCATCAGCTACGGCGACGACGAGGACAGCCTGTCCGCGGCCTACATGACTCGCATCAACGTCGAGTTCATGAAGGTCGGTGTCCGGGGAATCTCCATGCTGTTTGCCTCAGGTCAGTGCTAAGCCGGGCCCCGGATCTGTTCAGTGCTAAGCCGGGCCCCGGATCTGTTCAGTGCTAAGCCGGGCCCCGGATCTGTTCAGTGCTCAGCCGGGCCCCGGATCTGTTCAGTGCTCAGCCGGGCCCCGGATCTGTTCAGTGCTAAGCCGGGCCCCGGATCTGTTCAGTGCTAAGCCGGGCCCCGGATCTGTTCAGTGCTAGGCCGGGCCCCGGATCTGTTCAGTGCTAGGCCGGGCCCCGGATCTGTTCAGTGCTAGGCCGGGCCCCGGATCTGTTCAGTGCTAGGCCGGGCCCCGGATCTGTTCAGTGCTAGGCCGGGCCCCGGATCTGTTCAGTGCTAAGCCGGGCCCCGGATCTGGTCAGTGCTAAGCCGGGCCCCGGATCTGGTCAGATGTTCTTGCTCACACAGGTGGAAATGTACCTCAGACCAAGTTGCTGCATtaagctgttttttttaaaaatccCATTTTGTTTATTGACTTTCAAATTATCTGTTGTACTTACCAGGAATCTGAAGTAGATTTGATATTAACCTGTAGACCACAAGCAGGTGTTGTCTTATGTTCTAATAGGGGAAGTGGTTTTTATGTCTGTAGTTTGGTAATGTGATAGTATCTTCATGACCAGAGTGTCTGACACTGTATGAATCAACAGGCCTACGACACTTAAAACACTGCACTGTGTTTAGCGTAGTATACGGTTCTCTTAAATCGTGGAcactttttatttataattttctcCCCATATTGGGTAAGATGACTATCCCTGACCTTTGTTTTCATACTTTGAACGGTCTTGCCTCGTTGCTAGGTGATAGTGGAGCCGGATGCAAACACCTAGCTAAAGGAGGAAATTGTTTCCGACCGAGCTTCCCAGCATCAAGGTGAGCcacttaatattttttttgaaagacCGTGAAGTTGATAGGCAACTGTGTTATTTGGGTGTTCAGTGaccttttttaaaaatgtttatcttATGTTGGTATTCATTGCACTGTGTTGATTCACTGCATTCTAAAAGCGTTAGGTTCATTATCAGTCTCTTCTGTTAAACAGTCAAACCGTACTCGGGTCTCTTGTTAATCTGAAATCGATAGagtaagaaaacaaatgttggcGTGGGATAGGGGAACCGCTCTGTTTTCTACATAACGTTGTGCCTCCAGCCCATATGTCACGACAGTGGGGGGGACCTCGTTCAAGAATCCGTTCAAGATCACCTACGAAGTCACAGACTCCATCAGTGGAGGAGGCTTCAGTAATATCTTCAAGATGCCGGACTACCAGGTAACGGGTTCGTCTCTGGGCTGAACGTCGGATTTCCCATGAATCAGTgcattttaaagtgttttttttattgtattttttacgGTTTGGAAATACAACACCAAGTTTGTAACTGAATAAAGAATAAGATGGGAAGGTTAACTACTGAAAGGTTGTGTCAACATGGGAGATTTTGGTGTCAGCTAATTCAAGCAGGCTGACCTATAGTCACCTGACACTGCCGCTTTGACCCGCAGGTTGGCGCCGTGGAGGCTTATCTGAAAGCGCAGTCCGCTCTGCCCCCGAAGACGTACTTCAACACCAGCGGACGAGCCTACCCGGACCTGGCTGCCCTCTCCGACAACTACTGGGTGGTCAGTGACCGGATACCGATTCCCTGGGTGTCTGGAACCTCGGTAAGGAGTGTTTCATGAGGCGTCCAGAGCCTGCGGTCCATTGGTACCGCTCCCCGCTTACACACGTCAGTCCTTTCCCCATCACTTCCCTGATCCAacctttcagtcagtcagtcagtcagtcccccCCCACACCTATTTGTACTTTTGTAactgtcaaaatatttttggtttcCTCTCATCGCTTCCTTTCCTTAAACATTTTCCTGTGTGCATTGGAGGCAAGgaataacaattaaaaaaaaaaaatccttatttATTTCTATTCTTACTTTGTGACATGTACGTGCATTGTTACAGCGAAGTGGTAACGGACGTTCCTTAACGGGTTCTTCTGCAGGCCTCCACGCCGGTGGTGGGAGGGATCCTCGCTCTGATCAATGACCAGCGCTTCCGGAAAGGCCTGCCTTCTCTGGGGTTTCTCAATCCCCGTCTGTACCAGCTGAAGGGCAGAGGACTCTTTGATGTAAGGCCCTCTGCGCTGTAAGGCCCTCTGCGCTGTAAGGCCCTCTGCGCTGTAAGGCCCTCTGCGCTGTAAGGCCCTCTGCGCTGTAAGGCCCTCTGCGTTACACTCTCTTTGAATATGGAGGAAGCAAGTTAAGTTCCATGTTGAAATATGCCGGTGTCGTTATGCACAgtgaacatttgaatatttgttttggtGGTGTATTCTAGACACCACCACCAGATGGCAGTAAGATTTATCAGTGGCTTTTATTGTTAAGAAAAGTTTCCTTTCCTTCCGTCCTTGATTCCTTCCACCAAAACACTTGAAAGAAGGAAAGCTGATGGCTAGTTTCCTCCTACAATGGCATTGTACtgggtttattttaattttatttcctGTTCCTGCCCCAAGGTGACGGAGGGCTGCCAGAATAGCTGTCTGGACGAGCAGGTCCAGGGGAAGGGTTTCTGCGCTGCCGCGTCCTGGGACCCTGTTACCGGATGGGGAACACCCGACTACCCTGCTTTTCTGGCTGCACTGCTGGAGGGGAAATGAAGACCTGGGGCAAGTGTTCAAAAAGTCAGCTCATTACAGAATGGAGATGTTTCATCAACCATGATGCTTTGGAATTGCTGCAGCTGCCTGCTTATGTGGTGTAGAGTGATGTCTACTTCCTCCTGTAAATTACGCTGGAAAgatactttattttttttatgaaagctttttgattttaatgtatttcaaagAATCACACTGTCTCAGGTTGAGTTTTGTAGGACTAACTTCCATAAAagtaattgatttaaaaaaggtAAATTCAACTGTTACATGATCATTTAGCCAGGTGATTATACCCAGATCTGGTATGCTAATCAATAACAAGGTAATCAGACAAACATTTCCTCATGCatgctttaaaataaaaatagggcTAACCCTCTCTGTTCTGCTCAAGGAGACATTTGAGGTGTTATTgatttaaattattcaaatccATAGGTCCAAACCAAATGAAATAAGCCCTTTTACCAGATTCTTGGGAAATTAATCATTGTTTTAAATGGACTGCATGTTGACTGTAAACACTGAATAAAGTTtggggttttatttttgaaattgtCTATTCTTACTGTCAATGCTTGTTAACTCGATTTTCTTTGCCATTGTGAACTCTTTACAGTTGAAATGTCCCTTTCATAGAATTGAAATCCGATGAACAAGCACACCTCCGGTCTTTCCATAGACCCACCTGTCTCATCGGCCAAACCGAAATACGGACCTTAAAATCCATCAGCCTTGACTGCCTGAGCCTGTTCACTAAAGGGCAAACATTCACACAACCGTTTTGAGGAACTGACACATTTCAGCCTGACCTTCTAAACTTTCACAACCTCAAACACAGACTCAGTAGTGACAGCTTACTtagcaataaataatttattgtagCTGAATAAAAACGTTGCCTGTAGAGGACTAGCTGTTACTAAGCAGCACAGCCAGCTGCATCGTGCTTAACTACAGGAGGTAGATGAGAGACACGACACAGGGGTTTTTTTGCTCTCTGGCAGTGcagggaaaaataaaatgattttaatCAGTTAAAACTACTTAAATCACATTGCTATTATCTACATGATTCCAATATATCTGTACGTTACAattatacaaaatgaaaatcatCAAagaacaccccccccaccccaccccaaataaacttttttttacagggaacaaacgcagggaggtacaATAAACTGCAAATTCCCCTCCGAGTGCTCACTGACCAGGCTTCCATCCAACTATTCAAACCCAGGTGGTTGGCCGACACAATGTCAGGTGATCACTTCCTGGACAATGTTTTTACAGCAAGATATTCCATCTGACAATTGGTGTTCAATCTCTCCAGAAAGACCAACAAGGACATGCAACCGAACACAGCAGTCCATGACAACCACGGGTGGAGAGTCAGAAATGCTGTAGAAGCACAACTTTCGATTTTTATTCAACTCAAGAAAAGTGTAGTGACTTTAGCTGCACTACGACTAGGTCGATTTAGTGGAAACGCGTCAATTGGATGGAAACCTAGCTACAGAATTCAGTTCTCGgggaaaacaaacatacaaaataccACTAAGccagaaaaaaaagtgtacaataTGCACACTTAGAAAAAGGTACAAAattaaaaaagtaattattttgctACGCCGCAGTAGGAGATATTATAACTTTAAAggttcattctctctctttgggCGCTGCAGAGTATAAATAACCTGTCTTTTCGTGCGCAGCGCCAAGAAATCCACATCTTCACAAGAAGAAACATATGCCTTTTTCTTTCAGGATTGTGCCATGAaggctggggtggggggtggggggagtcaAGCATCATCTTCAGGGTTCCTCACCTCCGTACTTATCAAGAAGTCTGTAAGGTCGTTCTCCCAAAACGTTTTACCTACGACACAATACAAAGGGGATTTCATAGCCGATCGGGGCGGGAGCGCAGGACGTCACAGCCGCGCCGGCGATACGAGGTGGGCGGGGCGCGTCCACTCTCCGTCACTGATTGTTCTTGGCTTTGGCGTGTGTGAGGATGTGGGACTTGAGGTTGGTGGACTGGGCGAACTTCTTGTTGCAGCCGTCGAACGGACACACATAGGGCCTGTCGCCGGTGTGGATCCGTACGTGCGTGCGCAAGTTAAAGTCCAGGGAGAAGCGCTTCCCGCAGCCTTCAAACGTGCACTGAAAGAAGAGGGGAAAGGGGCGGATTTCATCGATGGTCGACAGTCTGCAAACAGGCGGGTTAATGtcacaccccacccccccacccccccatttCATGATTCATTTGACAGGAAGGCTTAGAAAGATAAAAGGGAATGGGCCCAGAATTTAAAACCACAATGTGTCAGAGACAGCGTTAGGGCTGGGCGATATCAACAAAATCATTCTCATGATAAGTGGACTCGATGACAATATATAACGTTATTGAGGTACTTTTTAATGTTACACTAAGATAGCAGAATGTCTAAACTGCATTTGGAATACGGTACAATGGTACCTTTTTTAACACAAAGTAATTGTTATATATATTGTTAGAGGTAATTTGGTCCACTTATCACGATACTGATTTTTGTTGATATCGCCCTGCCCTGTACATTATTAATATGAACATTCTTATATAGTGAGTCGTGATAGTGTTTGTTAGGTGTACCAAATGTTATTATACATATGTCCTTTATCGACTCacaatgccttgcaaaagtTCAGGGGTGTAAAATACCTGGAAAGGCTTTTCTCCGGTATGAACAAGTTGGTGCCTCTTCAGTTTGGAGCTCTCGACAAAGGCTTTTCCACACTCGGCACAGACATGGACTCGTGGCCCATGGGTGTGGAGGTGCTTCCTCATGGCAGAGTTGTCCCGGAACATTTTGGTGCATCCCTGCAGGCGCAAAGTCACTAATTACACAATAAATTGATAAAATGACCAAAATAGATAGGTAACACATCAAACcccttattattattattaataggCGTATTAGCAACAGGACAGCCACGTCACCCGACCTCGGCCCAACAACGTCACCAGACCTCATCATTCTCCATTAACAAACTAGTAGAGCCAACTTACTTTGTGGGGGCAAGCTATCGTTCTGGGGGAGTCGTCCTCTTTTATTTTCCGTGGCTTCATCCTGCAAAAGACACGCCAGGTTAAGGGCAACATAAATTCAACATACAGACGCAGGGTGAGAAAAACAACGAGCAACACCCTGGGCCGTTAACGGTGGGATTTAACGGTCAGTATTGACCGGAGATGCGAGGCCCCGGAAACCCAACGACAAGGAGTGGTTTGCAGACATGCATGTGACTTGGTTTTGGGAGGGCCGACGTCCCGCACTAAAAGGAACACCGTTAGAACAACATTTCAGTAAGATTTCTTCTGTTTAGCTGAGTGCAGTCGAGACTCACCTGGCAAACTCTGCCAGCTGTTTGGGGTCTGACAGATCGATGCCTGGGATACCCCCAGGGGGCAGCTTCTTGCCTGTCATGTACTCTGAGTAATCAGGAGGGGAGTTCTCCCCGATGACGTGCTCCTCCACCATAGTGTCATGGTCAATGTCCTTCTTGTCAtctgagacagagaaaaagaacatGGTCGAAATGTCACGATTAGCGTAATCTCAGTTAAGCCCGACTTAGTTTTCCACAAACGTGTTAATGTGAACCGGGCTAAAGACTGGGACCAAATGGCCACATTGCGCAACGCTAGTAGCCTAACAATGACCTAATCACTGGCATTAAAGAACAGCAGGgttcaatagctggtgttgctCCCTTAGGTtaaacacatcatgccaagatcaaaaaaCCTGTCCAAGTCCCTCTATAGAAAGATGATCGATGCCCTTGAGTCTGGGAGGAGTTAGAAAGCCATGTCCAAGCCATTCAAACCATCATTCCACAGTCCGATGGAGGAAATCCCAGAACACTGGCAATCTACAGAGCACAGGGCTTTCCAGTAAATTCAGATAAGAGCagacctaaacacacacacacacacacacggaaaatGCTGCAACATACAACTCGCTTAACATTATTCAGATCAAGCACTTCACGCATTTCGGAATGACAGAGAGGCGCAGACTGGCAGCTGAGATGTAGTTTACTTTGAGAAGGGATGTTATGGCCCAGTTCCCTAGCTCTCAAGattacagagagaaaaaaagagaaaaagccTCAGGCCTAGCAAAGTCATTCAATCGAATTGCAACCCACCCTTTTATCCAAACAATATTCCATGACCCTAAACAGGTTTATAATGAGCCAGTCAGCACATCACTACTAGACAGGAAGACCAATGGGCCAGACCTCTGTTTCGCGCTTCCATACCTAATCTCTGTTCACGTGGATTTAATGGAAGGGcactctgaaatgttttgacaaCCACCGCCATAGAGATCCATGTGACACTGACACAGAAACACCACACTTACTGCCCCCAGAGCTTCCTTGTTCTTCCAGATTCCTGGCACTTTAAGAGCAAGCAAAATGCAGTGGTAATTATTCATATTACTgaactacaacaacaacaaaaaacatacgACACTACCATCAATATTAATTCTGTTGAATTCCATGTTTGGGTTCCGTCCGCGATCTCTCCAACATGGACATTACTGGACACTAGGTCTAGAGGTTTTCTTGCAACAATCAGTCAAAGTGCATGAGCCAACTGCCAGATAGAGACTAGACAAACTTAGCTTACATGAGAGGTCAGGAAGatctaaaaacaacaacaatatcaaaacacaacatacctttgccagacaacaccaggGCATTGACCAAAACTATTTGAACAATGTTCTCTAGACAGACGAGTCAAATAAGCAGCTAGATGCAGTTATTTCACCTCAAGATAACACCAGCCATTGAAACTAGGGGTGTATTATTTTTTCCCATACTGTGAaattttctgttgattttttattaatatataattGCACCGTTTAAACATTCAGTGTAATTTGGGAAATTAACTTACCTTTATAAGTCAATAGTGGTTAAGTGAAGAATTTCTCTTTTTATAAGCGGTTGACACCGTTTTCGCCTGGCCATGCCTAGCTTTGATAAGAGGGTTTTTCCCCAGCTATGGTTGTTATCAACTGATCAGATTGGATCACAATTTGATAAATGTTCGCTTAAGTATCTCAATAAATTGACCTCTGCAAGTAAACAGATAGGTAACATTTTGAAACGCTATTTGGTAACATGGTATAGACATTTAACAATGTTGGCGGACATTCTTAAGATTAGCCATTGGAAGCTAAACTTCAAAAATAGTATTTTGGGGCTGGCAAGAATTGAGCGAATAGAATGTGTTAAATTATTATGGCTACCAAATTTGTCTTTTTCAGTTAATTAACTTGGTAGGAATCTAACGGGCAAGATTACGAACCGTTTTGAACTTGCAGCTTGGTACAGTCCTAACTAATGTTAAATTGTTGGCGTTACAAGTCTATTCTTGCTATCTAAGCTAGGTTAGCTACCTAACCAAAACACCTTTTAAAATTCAACAGGTCAGTCAACGAGTCAATGCAATCTTCACGCACAAAATCGAATTACTAAAGTGGAAATATAAGTATTTACATATTAGTACAATTGGACATACCTCTTCGCAACAGTTAGAAATGTTGTTAGCAGTATAACATGCACACATTCTTCTGAAACGTCGCTACCCTCCCCCCGCTCTTGACGACAGTTTCGAGCCGAGCCTGGTGTACTGAACTGCGCCACAGCGGCCTACTCCTGGAGCCAGCAGTAACGCACTCACTCCCACCCGCCGCCATCTTTCCCCGGCTGAATCAACGCCATTTTTTCGGTCCGCCATACTGGTCCAGCCAGGGGAACATGGCGGCGCCCATCAACACATAAAACATGGCTtcccataaaaacaaaaacatttcaaatgcactGCAGGAAATTCCGATTCGGTAAACAACGCGGAATTCTGCTGAAATGTACCAGAGGACAACGCCCGTACGAGGCCTAGTTATAGTGCATGCACAGGACTCAGAACAATGCAGGTGGCAAGCTTGGAAGAGCGCACTTTCAATAGAACTAAACTTACCCGATGCCCACATCGTTACTGAAAACTCTCCTTCCAAAGTCTTTATCTGGACCTGTTTCTGTTCCCATTTTCTACCACTGGCCTCCGTTGCACCCAAGTAGCTCTTTTTATTCCTCTTCCCGCTTCCTCCCTTCTTCATCCGCCCAGAGCTCTTCCCAGCGACAGTCACCAGAGTCTGCTCGATATACTCCTCTTCCGCCGCAGGAACTGGGACAGGTATGAGAATTTGGTCCTCGTAATCGTCCTCCCCGGGCATGTCCGAATCATCTTCACCAACCACCTCTTCTCGGGTTTGCACCAATATTACCTCCTGATGATGGTGATGCATTGAGTGTTGATCATCAGAGTCGAGGGGCTGTAAAGCGATCATGGGTTGTTCGTCGTCGACGTCGTCGTCTTCGTCGTCCTCCTCTCCAACAACTGTTG
This window contains:
- the yy1a gene encoding transcriptional repressor protein YY1a, which gives rise to MASGDTLYIETDGSEMPGEIVELHEIEVETIETTVVGEEDDEDDDVDDEQPMIALQPLDSDDQHSMHHHHQEVILVQTREEVVGEDDSDMPGEDDYEDQILIPVPVPAAEEEYIEQTLVTVAGKSSGRMKKGGSGKRNKKSYLGATEASGRKWEQKQVQIKTLEGEFSVTMWASDDKKDIDHDTMVEEHVIGENSPPDYSEYMTGKKLPPGGIPGIDLSDPKQLAEFARMKPRKIKEDDSPRTIACPHKGCTKMFRDNSAMRKHLHTHGPRVHVCAECGKAFVESSKLKRHQLVHTGEKPFQCTFEGCGKRFSLDFNLRTHVRIHTGDRPYVCPFDGCNKKFAQSTNLKSHILTHAKAKNNQ
- the tpp1 gene encoding tripeptidyl-peptidase 1, with the protein product MRILAPFFVLACCSLGFSEHLEADQNILIPDHWAHMGRVRPTEEIELTFALRQQNLDRLEDLLLLVSDPSSPQYGKYLTLEEVTALVRPSQLTQKVVRQWLQSNGVSNCQTVLTQDFLQCSMTAQVAEAVLPGSEFHRYVSDDHSLVRSSSLYQVDGDVLQHIDFVGGVHRFPPKGQDLNEVLTKRRSEAKFHLGVTPAALRARYNLTATDVGSAQNNSQAVAQFLEQFYHPADLAEFMAMFGQGFQHRSDVDRVVGTQGGGKAGLEASLDIEYIMSTGANISTWVFSNAGRHESQEPFLQWLLLLSNMTDIPWVHTISYGDDEDSLSAAYMTRINVEFMKVGVRGISMLFASGDSGAGCKHLAKGGNCFRPSFPASSPYVTTVGGTSFKNPFKITYEVTDSISGGGFSNIFKMPDYQVGAVEAYLKAQSALPPKTYFNTSGRAYPDLAALSDNYWVVSDRIPIPWVSGTSASTPVVGGILALINDQRFRKGLPSLGFLNPRLYQLKGRGLFDVTEGCQNSCLDEQVQGKGFCAAASWDPVTGWGTPDYPAFLAALLEGK